From Saprospiraceae bacterium, one genomic window encodes:
- the bamA gene encoding outer membrane protein assembly factor BamA, whose protein sequence is MRIVGFLTLLISCSFAMAQETEFLDYNKKTYEITSVLVKGNNFSDEKAIIAISGLRPGQKISVPGTEIPQAIRSIYKQKLFSNVEIVFSNITGESVIVEIKVTEKPRYVKHSFKGVKKGAHEELNELVNSQLSKNSIVTDDVKENIVYRIKNHYIDKGFWDCRVNIFEFNDEKKDNAVRLLIDIDKGPRLKISNISFDGNEKIKSWRLRKQLKETKRIWQVFSKSKYKEDLYREDKQKLIDYYHNKGYRDARIISDSVWRKSRKRLRIHLSLHEGHKYYFRNIVIKGNSLYSEDQIRNVLAIQKGDVYDQELLNKRLSFSQDGRDVSSLYMDEGYLFFRAEPFESGIIGDSVDVEIRITEGPPATIDRVLISGNDRTHEHVVRREVRTRPGQKFSRSDIIRSQRAIMALGFFNPESMGINTPVNPRRGTVDVEYKVEERPSDQLELSAGFSAFGLIGTLGVVFNNFSTRNIFKKSSWRPLPQGDGQKLSLRAQSNGKFFQTYNFSFTEPWLGGKKPNSFTIAASYSSFDQTTIQGGKFTSMRLTSALGSQLRWPDDNFIRSTSVNLERISLVDNPQFGVSDGTFYNLSLKHNITRSTINEPLYPRTGSRISLSAQLTLPYSLFRKTTNYDDLPLEEKFKFVEYHKWRFDGEWYYNIIDKLVFSFNAKMSFLGYYNKKLGPPPFERVQMGGNGLNNQAFGLLGRDIVAMRGYSIEDIAYRTTNDYNNRIDRGFATIFNKFTAELRYPLSLNPSATIFVTSFYQAGNSWYSFKEYNPFDLRRAAGFGARVFLPMFGLLGFDYGWGFDKPWLTDQNSSIKSYAQFNFILGFEPD, encoded by the coding sequence ATGAGGATTGTTGGTTTTTTAACTCTTTTAATAAGCTGCAGCTTTGCAATGGCTCAGGAAACAGAGTTTTTGGATTACAATAAAAAAACCTATGAAATTACCAGTGTTTTGGTCAAGGGCAATAACTTCAGTGATGAAAAAGCAATAATTGCCATCTCAGGCCTTCGACCCGGGCAAAAAATAAGTGTACCTGGCACAGAAATTCCTCAGGCCATCAGATCAATCTACAAACAGAAATTATTCAGCAATGTAGAAATTGTCTTTTCAAATATTACTGGCGAATCGGTTATAGTCGAAATAAAAGTCACCGAAAAGCCCCGATATGTAAAACATTCTTTTAAAGGCGTAAAGAAAGGTGCTCATGAGGAACTTAATGAATTGGTTAATAGTCAATTATCAAAAAATAGCATTGTTACAGATGATGTAAAGGAAAACATTGTGTACCGCATTAAAAATCACTACATCGACAAAGGATTTTGGGACTGCAGGGTGAATATTTTTGAGTTTAACGATGAAAAGAAGGACAATGCAGTCAGGTTGTTGATCGACATCGACAAAGGACCAAGGCTTAAAATTTCAAACATCAGCTTTGATGGAAATGAGAAAATTAAATCCTGGAGACTTCGAAAACAACTGAAGGAAACCAAAAGAATTTGGCAGGTTTTTTCAAAATCCAAGTACAAGGAAGATCTCTATCGAGAGGACAAGCAGAAACTAATCGACTATTATCACAACAAAGGATATCGGGATGCCCGGATTATTAGCGACAGTGTTTGGAGAAAAAGCCGCAAGAGGCTTCGCATTCATCTCTCTTTGCATGAAGGTCACAAGTATTATTTTCGCAATATTGTCATTAAGGGAAATTCCCTTTATTCGGAAGACCAGATACGCAACGTGCTTGCCATTCAAAAAGGAGATGTGTACGATCAGGAACTCTTAAACAAACGATTGAGTTTTAGTCAGGATGGTCGTGATGTGAGTAGTTTGTACATGGATGAAGGTTATTTGTTTTTCAGAGCAGAGCCATTTGAAAGTGGAATAATAGGAGATTCGGTAGATGTGGAAATTAGAATTACAGAAGGTCCGCCGGCTACCATTGACCGCGTTTTAATTTCAGGGAATGATCGGACCCATGAGCATGTGGTTAGAAGAGAAGTGAGGACCCGTCCGGGACAAAAATTCAGTCGGTCAGATATCATCCGTTCTCAAAGGGCTATTATGGCCCTGGGTTTTTTTAATCCTGAATCCATGGGAATCAACACACCGGTAAATCCAAGAAGAGGGACTGTAGATGTGGAATACAAAGTGGAAGAAAGACCCTCTGACCAATTGGAATTATCAGCGGGATTTAGTGCCTTTGGTTTGATCGGAACGCTTGGAGTCGTTTTTAATAATTTTTCCACCAGGAATATTTTCAAGAAATCTTCCTGGAGACCTTTGCCACAGGGTGATGGACAAAAGTTATCTTTGAGAGCCCAGAGCAACGGGAAATTTTTTCAAACCTACAACTTCTCATTTACAGAACCCTGGCTGGGAGGTAAAAAACCCAATTCTTTCACCATAGCGGCCAGTTATTCTTCCTTTGATCAAACCACCATACAGGGTGGAAAATTTACCAGCATGAGACTTACCTCGGCACTGGGTTCACAATTGCGTTGGCCAGATGACAATTTTATCCGATCTACTTCTGTAAACCTGGAGCGAATTAGCTTGGTGGACAATCCTCAATTTGGAGTAAGCGATGGGACATTTTACAACCTATCTCTAAAACACAATATTACAAGAAGCACAATCAACGAGCCCCTTTATCCACGGACAGGTTCCAGAATTAGTTTATCCGCACAATTGACCCTTCCATATTCTTTGTTTAGAAAAACCACCAATTACGACGATCTTCCACTGGAAGAAAAATTTAAATTTGTAGAATATCACAAATGGAGATTTGATGGTGAGTGGTATTACAATATTATTGATAAATTGGTTTTTAGTTTTAATGCCAAGATGAGTTTTCTTGGCTATTACAACAAAAAATTAGGTCCTCCACCCTTTGAAAGAGTTCAGATGGGCGGAAACGGATTAAACAACCAGGCTTTCGGTCTATTGGGCCGGGATATTGTGGCCATGAGAGGATATTCGATTGAAGACATCGCTTATCGCACCACCAATGATTACAATAACAGAATCGATCGGGGTTTTGCTACCATTTTCAACAAATTCACTGCAGAGTTAAGATATCCTCTGTCACTCAATCCCAGTGCTACCATATTTGTAACAAGCTTTTATCAGGCAGGAAATTCCTGGTATTCTTTCAAAGAATATAATCCATTTGATTTAAGAAGGGCTGCTGGATTTGGGGCAAGGGTGTTTTTACCCATGTTTGGCTTGTTGGGTTTTGATTATGGTTGGGGCTTTGACAAACCCTGGCTGACCGATCAAAATTCATCCATCAAAAGCTACGCGCAATTTAACTTTATTCTTGGCTTTGAACCAGATTAA
- a CDS encoding AAA family ATPase: MYQLLNESVRSKLFIQKEHNDPHSYLVKTCNSARQSKSELVNEFEICKKLDLSNVRKAIKETVYLNKDAFVYEFVEGCSLSEFIKTKTLDFESFYAIAKNLIETLISIHEKGIIHLRLNNHNVLIHPNDLNTCIIDFSLASYTKEVKSIHFAEWGSELAYIAPEQTGHLNKKVDERTDLYSIGIILYEMWSGRLPFTSENAPDMVHDHLVKNATPLVQIRSETPKVLQLIIEKLLLKNPDRRYQSAKGLMHDLNQSYEFHQSSQSGIDFTPGELDVPTYLSISTGFYGRKKEWQELTNIFTKIRSGQQEDAVTFLTGPNGIGKSRLANEFSKFVIQESGLFLSSKLSQHRIPIPNQIVVDILKNLASYILSQSDESMSEWKSIIQDSVQDIGQLLIELVPEYSWIIGDQDPLPALSITQSESRLNFLFHNIISTIAAEDHPVVLFIDDMQWTDNASWKNLEILLNGKGIPHLMLLGAFWNGELKNETQFKENITRLLKDQVDPRLIELKNLIPEEIKDFLSDSFELEDLPSLVEMSYRKTHGNPFYLQNYLDSLFHKKYLSFNSKTQKWSVQTESIKDAEWAENVIAYLNEQVKKLPIECMRILGIASCLGYHFKKRDLIEFSEVDPFEINRILKILVENNLLNDYSIDEYHFEHESIFQNALELLEPKKKELIHYKIASKWKNNLGENTSDTMLFQLTNQYNQCKSLLQSAEKINVAKLNFQSGQIAKKATDFDLAFNFFLHSTSLISKSDWRTNYEFCLSVHHAAAESGMKIGKYKQAHQFLDESLNNSKDPMDRILAHEIKLLHFCETHQFPSAIEYLLDVLKEIGYRVRRNPSKLEILKEFIYVKWFFIGKQVDELIHLPEMKEEKPLAFIKLTGMAQVAIFGSAPDILPIINFKQVSLSLKYGNSPYLPYALAAHGFAITVFMGDLAKGHDLAKTALQMTERPDALLIKARVMVIYYGFLSYWKNPIVASKAPLKEAYLLGRQTGDLLYASFALAFHNEIRFYIGDHLSQLLTDQSNDCLLIKNLKQNLVYIIAEYQRQLVINLTQPFDEPWVFNSEGFDEKHAIQELANLGDKASTFGLFHNKLVIACIFNRYDIAEEFLEFASTYEDESTSRQINYSSYLFYSGIVEMMNLSNKEASLRTKAIKNIRKKLKILHSHSSDAPQNYKNKLRLLEALMAKFEGRNKDAFSFFLEAIQLSKNSGFIGEEAICRELFGNHLIASGEIEYGEMMINAAYQCYNNWGARNKCLQMLDEYKAILGNPADSGFENSIASFQNIFDLNTIIKSNQILSSENNLDRLLFKMVELVMTNASCSKVVVLYKDKHGQFIPYVKAVQEEINILDPNIHQLTLQVPQSVIMYVSHSKNEFVSPNLSNEKPYYQDPYVNATQPISVLCLPIIFNKNILGAIYLENNLTENAFDKKRVEFFKTIVSQLAISMENVALYEGMEDKVIERTSQLQQKNEELTIEKNKSEELLLNILPEEIAIELKEKGSFKAKKYDKVTILFLDIKDFTEISEWMEPEELVLELDTCFKKFDEIIVEYGLEKIKTVGDAYLAVGGLPDNNKATATDVVNAAMKMVEFTKNRAEERNKNGQKGFEIRVGINTGSVVAGIVGIKKFQFDIWGNAVNVAARMEQNSQAGRVNLSSTTYELVNTSFICESRGKLPAKGLGDIEMYYLIGKSH, from the coding sequence ATGTACCAATTATTAAATGAGAGTGTTCGATCTAAATTATTCATCCAGAAAGAGCACAATGATCCACATTCTTATTTGGTGAAAACCTGCAATTCTGCCAGACAATCCAAGTCTGAATTGGTCAATGAGTTTGAAATATGTAAAAAATTAGATCTTTCCAATGTCAGAAAAGCCATTAAAGAAACGGTTTATCTAAACAAGGATGCATTTGTCTATGAATTTGTGGAAGGTTGTTCCCTGTCAGAGTTTATAAAAACAAAAACACTGGATTTTGAATCCTTTTATGCAATTGCCAAAAATTTGATTGAAACTTTGATTTCCATCCATGAAAAAGGAATTATTCACTTAAGATTAAATAACCATAATGTTCTAATCCATCCAAATGATTTGAATACCTGCATCATTGATTTCAGTCTTGCCAGTTATACAAAAGAAGTCAAGTCCATTCATTTTGCAGAATGGGGATCAGAATTGGCATACATCGCGCCTGAACAAACAGGACATCTGAACAAAAAAGTTGATGAAAGAACTGATCTTTACTCCATTGGGATCATTTTGTATGAAATGTGGTCTGGGAGACTTCCTTTTACCAGTGAAAATGCTCCTGACATGGTGCATGATCATCTCGTTAAAAACGCAACTCCACTTGTACAAATTCGATCAGAAACGCCCAAAGTTCTTCAACTCATCATCGAGAAATTGTTGTTAAAAAATCCGGATAGGAGATACCAGAGTGCAAAAGGATTGATGCATGATTTAAATCAATCCTATGAATTCCATCAATCTTCACAATCCGGCATCGATTTTACTCCGGGAGAATTGGACGTTCCTACCTACTTAAGCATTTCTACGGGATTTTATGGTCGCAAAAAAGAATGGCAAGAACTGACTAATATTTTTACAAAAATTCGTTCAGGTCAACAGGAAGATGCTGTTACATTTCTCACAGGACCCAACGGAATAGGTAAATCTAGACTTGCGAACGAGTTTTCGAAGTTCGTCATACAAGAGTCTGGTTTATTCCTGAGCAGCAAATTAAGCCAACACCGAATTCCGATTCCCAATCAGATTGTCGTCGACATCTTAAAGAATTTAGCAAGCTATATTTTGTCACAATCAGATGAATCGATGTCTGAATGGAAATCCATCATTCAAGATTCTGTACAGGATATTGGTCAATTGTTGATTGAATTGGTACCTGAATATTCATGGATCATTGGTGATCAAGATCCTCTTCCTGCACTGAGTATCACTCAATCAGAAAGCAGGCTTAATTTTCTATTTCACAATATAATTTCAACCATTGCTGCCGAAGATCATCCGGTCGTCCTTTTTATTGATGACATGCAATGGACTGATAATGCATCCTGGAAAAATTTAGAAATTTTATTGAATGGAAAAGGTATTCCTCATCTAATGCTGTTGGGAGCCTTCTGGAACGGTGAATTAAAAAATGAAACCCAGTTCAAAGAAAATATAACACGACTCTTGAAGGATCAGGTAGATCCCAGACTGATTGAATTAAAAAATTTGATTCCTGAAGAAATCAAAGATTTTCTTTCAGATTCTTTTGAATTGGAAGATCTTCCTTCGTTGGTGGAAATGTCCTATCGCAAAACACACGGAAATCCATTCTATTTACAAAACTATCTGGACAGTCTATTTCATAAAAAGTATCTTAGCTTCAATAGCAAAACGCAAAAGTGGTCTGTTCAAACAGAATCCATTAAAGATGCAGAATGGGCTGAAAATGTAATTGCCTATCTCAACGAACAGGTAAAAAAATTGCCCATTGAGTGCATGAGAATTCTTGGAATAGCATCCTGTCTTGGATATCATTTCAAAAAGCGAGATTTAATTGAATTTTCGGAAGTAGATCCTTTTGAAATTAACCGAATTTTAAAAATACTGGTTGAAAACAATTTACTAAATGACTATTCCATAGATGAATATCATTTTGAACATGAGTCTATTTTTCAAAATGCACTCGAATTGCTGGAACCAAAGAAAAAGGAATTAATTCATTACAAAATTGCCTCAAAATGGAAAAATAATCTGGGAGAAAATACCTCAGATACCATGCTTTTCCAGTTGACCAATCAGTACAATCAATGCAAAAGTCTTTTACAATCTGCTGAGAAAATCAATGTTGCAAAGTTGAATTTCCAATCGGGACAAATTGCCAAAAAAGCAACTGACTTTGATTTGGCGTTCAATTTTTTTCTTCATTCCACCAGTTTGATTAGTAAGTCCGATTGGAGAACTAACTATGAATTCTGTTTATCGGTACATCACGCTGCCGCAGAATCCGGAATGAAGATCGGCAAGTACAAGCAAGCACATCAGTTCTTGGATGAATCCCTGAACAATTCAAAAGATCCAATGGATCGCATTCTCGCACATGAAATAAAACTATTGCATTTTTGTGAAACCCATCAATTTCCTTCAGCCATAGAATATTTACTGGATGTCTTAAAAGAAATTGGTTATCGGGTACGGAGAAACCCCAGTAAGCTAGAAATCCTCAAAGAATTTATTTATGTCAAATGGTTTTTCATTGGAAAGCAAGTAGATGAATTGATACACTTGCCTGAAATGAAGGAAGAAAAGCCATTGGCATTTATCAAATTGACCGGAATGGCTCAAGTTGCTATTTTCGGAAGTGCTCCGGACATCCTTCCTATCATAAACTTCAAGCAGGTTTCACTTTCTCTCAAATATGGTAATTCACCCTACTTACCTTATGCACTGGCAGCCCATGGATTCGCCATTACCGTTTTTATGGGTGATTTGGCAAAAGGACATGATTTGGCAAAAACCGCTTTGCAAATGACAGAAAGACCGGATGCACTGTTGATCAAGGCAAGGGTGATGGTGATATATTATGGCTTTCTTTCGTATTGGAAAAACCCAATCGTGGCCAGCAAAGCGCCACTCAAGGAAGCTTATCTGCTCGGAAGGCAAACAGGTGATTTGCTTTATGCTTCTTTCGCTTTGGCCTTTCACAATGAAATTCGCTTTTACATAGGCGATCACCTCTCCCAATTATTAACCGATCAATCAAATGATTGTCTGCTGATTAAAAACTTAAAACAAAACCTGGTTTATATCATTGCTGAGTATCAGAGGCAACTGGTTATCAATCTTACTCAACCCTTTGATGAACCATGGGTATTCAATAGCGAGGGTTTTGATGAAAAACATGCCATTCAGGAATTGGCAAATTTAGGTGACAAAGCAAGTACATTTGGCTTATTTCACAATAAATTGGTGATCGCATGTATCTTTAACCGATATGATATTGCTGAAGAATTTCTTGAATTTGCATCTACTTATGAGGACGAGTCCACATCGCGACAAATAAACTACTCATCCTACTTATTCTACTCCGGTATCGTTGAAATGATGAATCTTTCCAACAAAGAAGCTTCTTTGAGAACGAAAGCAATAAAAAACATTCGTAAAAAGTTGAAAATTCTTCATTCTCATTCTTCCGATGCTCCTCAAAACTACAAAAATAAATTGCGTCTCCTGGAGGCATTGATGGCAAAATTTGAAGGGCGAAACAAAGATGCATTTAGCTTCTTCTTAGAAGCCATTCAGCTGTCTAAAAATTCAGGTTTCATAGGTGAAGAGGCTATTTGCAGAGAATTATTTGGAAATCATCTTATTGCCAGTGGAGAAATCGAATATGGTGAAATGATGATCAATGCAGCTTACCAATGTTATAACAATTGGGGTGCCAGAAACAAATGTCTTCAAATGCTGGATGAGTACAAAGCCATTTTAGGCAACCCTGCAGATTCCGGATTTGAAAATTCCATTGCCAGTTTTCAAAATATTTTTGATTTAAACACCATCATCAAATCCAATCAAATTCTCTCCTCTGAAAATAATCTGGACAGACTTCTCTTTAAAATGGTGGAACTTGTAATGACCAATGCAAGCTGCAGCAAAGTAGTTGTTTTGTACAAGGATAAACATGGACAATTTATTCCTTACGTTAAAGCCGTACAAGAAGAAATCAATATTTTGGATCCCAATATTCATCAATTGACCTTGCAGGTTCCTCAATCTGTTATTATGTATGTCTCTCATTCCAAAAATGAATTTGTTAGTCCTAATTTGAGCAATGAAAAACCATATTACCAGGATCCATACGTGAACGCTACACAGCCCATTTCTGTCTTGTGTCTGCCCATAATTTTCAATAAAAATATCTTAGGAGCCATTTATCTTGAAAATAACCTTACTGAAAATGCTTTTGACAAGAAAAGAGTAGAGTTTTTCAAAACGATTGTATCACAACTTGCCATCTCAATGGAAAATGTTGCACTCTATGAAGGAATGGAGGATAAGGTGATCGAGAGAACTTCTCAGCTTCAGCAAAAAAACGAAGAATTGACCATTGAAAAAAATAAGTCAGAAGAGTTGTTGTTAAATATATTGCCTGAAGAAATTGCCATTGAGCTTAAAGAAAAGGGTAGTTTTAAGGCCAAGAAATATGATAAAGTCACTATACTATTTTTAGACATAAAAGATTTTACTGAAATTTCAGAGTGGATGGAACCTGAGGAATTGGTATTAGAATTGGATACCTGTTTTAAAAAATTTGACGAGATCATTGTCGAATATGGATTGGAAAAAATAAAAACAGTGGGTGATGCTTATCTTGCCGTTGGAGGGCTGCCAGATAACAACAAAGCAACAGCAACAGATGTGGTTAATGCGGCAATGAAAATGGTGGAATTTACCAAAAACCGAGCTGAAGAAAGAAATAAAAATGGTCAGAAAGGCTTTGAAATAAGAGTTGGAATCAATACGGGTTCTGTTGTTGCGGGAATTGTTGGTATCAAGAAATTTCAGTTTGATATATGGGGAAACGCCGTAAACGTAGCTGCCAGAATGGAACAAAACTCTCAAGCCGGAAGGGTCAACCTTTCTTCTACCACTTATGAATTGGTAAATACATCCTTCATTTGCGAATCAAGGGGTAAGTTACCAGCCAAAGGATTGGGTGATATAGAGATGTACTACCTGATCGGCAAAAGTCATTAG